In the Magnetospira sp. QH-2 genome, one interval contains:
- a CDS encoding toll/interleukin-1 receptor domain-containing protein — MFQDEISQRDTIFISHATPGDNAFATWLASRLSMAGYQVWCDQEKLLGGEDFWQDIEDALRHRTVKFVLVVSQNAFDENQRIRDGIQKEIGLANILKKQISDDYFIVPMRIDDTSYSDFSIDFLRLPRFRPQVHHPGMLGTLWDRNMHTSAWTKDARFTVCMQTVNLNGPLGG; from the coding sequence GTGTTTCAAGACGAAATTTCGCAAAGAGATACGATTTTTATAAGTCACGCAACACCCGGCGATAACGCTTTTGCCACATGGCTGGCTTCACGGCTCTCCATGGCTGGGTATCAAGTTTGGTGCGATCAAGAGAAGTTGCTTGGCGGCGAAGATTTCTGGCAGGACATCGAAGATGCTCTTCGGCACAGGACCGTCAAATTTGTCCTAGTCGTCTCACAAAACGCTTTTGATGAAAACCAACGTATACGGGACGGAATCCAGAAGGAAATTGGTTTAGCCAACATCCTGAAGAAGCAAATAAGCGATGACTACTTCATCGTTCCAATGCGGATAGATGACACGTCATACAGTGATTTTTCTATCGATTTTCTAAGGCTGCCTAGATTCAGACCCCAAGTGCACCACCCAGGTATGCTGGGAACGCTATGGGACAGAAATATGCACACGTCAGCTTGGACGAAAGATGCGAGATTTACCGTCTGCATGCAGACG
- a CDS encoding restriction endonuclease subunit S codes for MSIEAAGLPQTWEVWPLSDVGQWLGGGTPSKSRDEFWQGSIPWVSPKDMKSHQIVDTKDHISKSAVDNSAAKMIPQNSVLFVTRSGILAHSFPVATAKNAVTVNQDLKAIVPNVAVGSEYLGWCLRALARDILNGCTKDGTTVHSIEVPSLKDFSIPVAPTNEQRRIVAKIEELFSELDKGIESLQTAKAQLQVYRQAILKHAFEGKLTAEWREANKDRLEPADHLLERIKSEREARYQQQLIDWKATVNQWEAVGKPGKKPTKPKKPESLHVDSQIELSDLPLGWGWARYGGLCEVVKNGISQKPEGNSGCKIFRISAVRPMEFDLNDVRYIDNSSGVFNEFRLETGDLVFTRYNGSRAYVGVCAQYISQEEHLYPDKLIRTKLGTPSVLSGFVEKAVSSGESRKYIETKIRTTAGQSGVSGGDVKNIPVPLCSEEEQAEILKVLEAELSKISSCLVGLLEDLRRCDALRQSILKKAFSGQLVPQDPNDEPASVLLERIKAEKSAVKKAKKGKAR; via the coding sequence ATGAGTATTGAAGCAGCAGGCCTGCCACAAACATGGGAGGTTTGGCCGTTGTCTGATGTGGGCCAATGGTTAGGGGGAGGAACCCCGAGCAAATCGCGCGATGAGTTTTGGCAAGGATCAATTCCTTGGGTTTCACCAAAGGATATGAAGTCGCATCAAATAGTCGATACGAAGGACCATATTTCAAAGAGCGCGGTCGATAATTCTGCCGCAAAAATGATCCCGCAAAACTCAGTTCTGTTCGTTACGAGATCAGGAATCTTGGCCCATTCATTTCCAGTCGCAACAGCAAAGAATGCGGTGACAGTAAATCAAGATTTAAAAGCGATTGTCCCCAATGTCGCGGTCGGATCAGAGTACCTTGGATGGTGCTTAAGAGCTCTCGCGCGAGACATCTTGAACGGATGCACAAAGGACGGGACGACCGTTCACAGCATTGAAGTCCCATCTTTAAAAGATTTTTCTATCCCCGTTGCACCAACCAACGAGCAACGCCGCATCGTAGCGAAGATTGAGGAGCTGTTCTCGGAACTTGATAAGGGGATCGAAAGCCTGCAAACCGCCAAGGCGCAATTGCAGGTCTATCGTCAGGCGATTTTGAAACATGCCTTTGAAGGCAAGCTGACCGCAGAATGGCGCGAGGCCAACAAGGACAGGCTGGAGCCCGCCGACCACCTTCTTGAACGCATCAAGTCTGAGCGCGAAGCCCGTTACCAACAACAACTCATCGACTGGAAAGCCACTGTCAACCAATGGGAAGCCGTCGGCAAACCGGGAAAGAAGCCAACAAAACCGAAAAAGCCAGAGTCTTTACATGTTGATTCTCAAATAGAGCTTTCAGATTTGCCGCTTGGGTGGGGTTGGGCTCGTTATGGCGGATTATGCGAAGTCGTAAAAAATGGCATATCCCAGAAACCCGAGGGGAACTCTGGCTGTAAAATCTTTCGCATAAGTGCTGTGCGGCCAATGGAATTCGATCTCAACGATGTCAGATACATCGACAACTCATCCGGTGTTTTCAACGAATTTCGATTGGAAACAGGCGATCTTGTGTTCACTCGATATAATGGTTCTCGGGCTTACGTCGGTGTATGTGCACAGTATATTTCACAGGAAGAACACCTTTATCCAGATAAATTGATCCGGACAAAGCTTGGAACGCCTTCAGTTCTATCCGGTTTCGTTGAAAAAGCAGTAAGCTCTGGTGAGTCCAGAAAATATATAGAAACAAAAATCAGAACCACAGCGGGGCAGTCCGGTGTATCGGGCGGCGACGTAAAGAATATCCCTGTTCCATTATGCTCTGAGGAAGAACAAGCCGAAATTCTTAAGGTTCTTGAAGCCGAACTCTCGAAAATCAGTAGCTGTCTTGTCGGTCTTTTAGAAGACCTTCGCAGATGCGATGCCCTCCGCCAATCCATCTTGAAAAAGGCCTTTTCCGGCCAGCTTGTCCCGCAAGACCCGAACGACGAACCGGCTTCAGTTCTATTAGAACGGATTAAGGCGGAGAAGTCGGCGGTTAAGAAAGCCAAGAAGGGGAAGGCGAGATGA
- a CDS encoding Swt1 family HEPN domain-containing protein translates to MSKRITDIANDLNTAQKALKVLEAHSGLGKFSRIMDGHSATARILTKEVERHKSMMRLMEGPLASLERSGALSAMAKINRDMAPLKGAMAAFEAQFKLPDVTEQIRLLSSYQNSGVFRRLAEQQKQFASIQQTMQEMKTPWLEISNAVHSVNGLAQLQVIGQTVARFKSFDVNIAAGLRVELGDWRDPITWSDESLTDYEERAEHYEELGFNPDLTNFPAEAFEEAIDLAGLTTDRPQLIDLYGNPVSTDSDQYGEDEFARTNRAHDWLTRMEMNLRRFIHRAMTAQYGDDWPDRRLPNGLADKWKEKQEKARNNRREIQPLIAYADFTDYELIICKRDNWGDVFSTIFHRPENVRESFQRLYPVRVDTMHSRLITQDDELFLFVEIKRLMNAIGGN, encoded by the coding sequence ATGAGCAAGCGGATAACCGATATAGCCAATGACCTAAATACGGCTCAAAAGGCGTTGAAGGTTCTGGAGGCTCATTCAGGACTTGGAAAATTTTCAAGGATCATGGATGGGCATTCGGCGACCGCGCGTATACTGACGAAAGAAGTTGAACGACATAAGTCCATGATGAGGCTTATGGAAGGGCCATTGGCCAGTCTGGAGAGGTCAGGCGCATTAAGCGCAATGGCCAAAATCAACCGAGACATGGCTCCGCTGAAAGGGGCAATGGCCGCATTCGAGGCGCAATTTAAGCTGCCTGATGTAACTGAACAAATTCGGTTACTTTCTAGCTACCAAAATAGCGGCGTATTTCGGAGGCTGGCGGAACAGCAAAAGCAGTTTGCGTCAATTCAACAGACCATGCAGGAAATGAAAACCCCGTGGTTGGAAATCTCAAATGCCGTTCATTCGGTGAATGGTCTTGCCCAGTTGCAGGTGATTGGACAAACCGTTGCACGGTTCAAATCATTTGATGTGAATATTGCGGCTGGTCTCCGGGTGGAGTTGGGGGATTGGCGCGATCCGATCACTTGGTCCGATGAATCCCTAACAGATTATGAGGAACGGGCAGAGCACTATGAAGAACTTGGCTTTAACCCGGACCTGACGAACTTCCCCGCCGAGGCGTTTGAAGAGGCTATTGATCTTGCCGGGTTGACCACCGATCGACCTCAATTGATAGACCTCTATGGAAACCCCGTTTCGACCGATTCCGATCAATATGGCGAGGATGAATTTGCCCGCACCAATCGGGCGCATGATTGGTTGACCAGAATGGAAATGAACTTGCGCCGGTTCATTCACAGGGCAATGACGGCGCAATACGGGGATGATTGGCCTGATCGCAGATTGCCAAACGGGCTTGCGGACAAGTGGAAGGAAAAACAGGAGAAGGCTAGGAACAACCGGAGGGAAATTCAGCCTCTTATCGCCTATGCGGATTTCACCGATTATGAACTGATCATCTGTAAAAGAGACAACTGGGGTGATGTTTTCTCAACCATTTTCCATAGGCCGGAAAATGTGCGGGAGAGCTTTCAAAGGCTCTACCCCGTCCGCGTGGATACCATGCATTCCCGCCTCATAACCCAAGATGACGAGCTTTTCCTCTTCGTGGAAATCAAGCGCCTCATGAATGCGATTGGGGGAAATTGA
- a CDS encoding DUF6119 family protein, with protein MALEKVNLFKFKPAVANFDDCLKGEEEQLSPINIPEIEGFEEVEVRVAYRVLPGSDKTENDVPWLAFLNTGRADGERFEFRAWNKYPSALAIVKIVNNGQAEFFALAFGLGGDSPMDRDKIIRDFGILAAMNICDENGLKRIQTSVHEAISTQTEKQASAGARLAVFSINEEREILRSVAGFAKPEYAFIGSLKGKESISIKLRKSDDEIDWETLVRRVYALGEASKKTDYQSVFTSYDKFHSETDKETVEQLDALVFEQVKNGTLERVHLAPPEFLDYDRYRFQYSVEDDATQYDDLDLAELLAQKPRAFSERASIQSLKNMKIALRDTETGHLKKNKWSVYKCVVAETELDGETYILSMGDWKKISANFLQEVNDSIAAINVIDPDYLPRDISIWDAGQNKNREEVYNTSAADDSDDLFLFDKGKIEIGGDKRYEVCDLLHRGKKFVHVKRYSSGTASISHLFSQGRFYSESFIKEQPCRIGMKAHIDDCECDKDKDAFKAVIPDDRPDITTNEYEVIFCILSDRNNLTVDSLPFMSRYELMHAHSYITEMGFQCSISFQKVRLGANDNNEEE; from the coding sequence ATGGCGCTGGAAAAAGTAAACCTCTTTAAATTTAAACCCGCCGTGGCAAACTTCGATGATTGTTTGAAGGGAGAAGAGGAGCAGCTTTCACCTATCAACATACCCGAGATCGAGGGATTTGAAGAGGTGGAAGTTCGAGTGGCTTATCGTGTTTTGCCCGGTTCAGACAAAACAGAAAATGATGTGCCGTGGCTGGCTTTTTTAAATACTGGCCGTGCCGATGGTGAGCGGTTTGAATTCAGGGCCTGGAATAAATACCCCTCTGCACTTGCGATAGTTAAAATCGTAAATAACGGTCAAGCAGAGTTTTTCGCACTGGCGTTTGGGCTAGGGGGTGATAGCCCCATGGACCGGGACAAAATCATTAGAGACTTCGGCATTCTGGCCGCTATGAACATTTGTGATGAGAATGGCCTCAAAAGAATTCAAACCAGTGTGCATGAAGCGATTTCAACTCAAACAGAAAAGCAGGCAAGCGCCGGCGCACGGCTAGCAGTCTTCAGCATTAACGAAGAGCGGGAAATCCTACGCTCTGTCGCTGGTTTTGCAAAACCAGAATATGCGTTTATCGGTTCTTTGAAGGGTAAAGAAAGTATCTCGATCAAGTTGAGAAAGAGTGACGACGAGATTGACTGGGAAACTCTTGTCAGGCGCGTTTATGCCCTCGGAGAGGCCAGCAAGAAAACGGATTATCAGTCTGTATTCACCAGCTATGACAAATTCCATTCCGAAACAGATAAGGAAACCGTTGAGCAGTTAGACGCGCTTGTCTTCGAACAGGTAAAAAACGGTACTTTGGAGAGGGTGCATTTAGCACCTCCAGAATTTCTCGACTATGACCGGTACCGGTTTCAGTATTCTGTAGAGGATGACGCAACGCAATACGACGACCTGGACCTCGCAGAATTGCTTGCGCAGAAACCAAGAGCATTTAGTGAGCGGGCGAGTATTCAAAGTCTGAAAAATATGAAAATCGCGCTTCGCGATACAGAAACTGGTCATTTGAAAAAAAATAAGTGGTCTGTCTATAAGTGTGTGGTCGCTGAAACAGAGCTGGATGGGGAAACCTATATCCTGAGTATGGGCGACTGGAAGAAGATATCGGCGAATTTTCTTCAAGAAGTGAACGATTCCATCGCAGCAATCAATGTCATAGATCCAGACTATCTGCCTCGCGATATTTCTATTTGGGATGCCGGGCAGAACAAAAATCGCGAGGAAGTCTATAATACCAGCGCCGCAGATGATTCTGATGACCTATTTCTTTTCGACAAAGGGAAAATCGAAATTGGTGGTGATAAGCGCTATGAGGTTTGTGACCTGCTGCATCGGGGTAAGAAATTTGTCCATGTGAAGCGCTATTCTTCTGGCACAGCCTCAATAAGCCATTTGTTTTCTCAAGGCCGGTTTTATTCGGAATCCTTTATAAAGGAGCAACCCTGCCGCATCGGCATGAAAGCTCACATCGACGATTGCGAGTGCGATAAAGACAAAGACGCTTTTAAAGCGGTTATCCCCGATGATCGTCCAGATATCACTACTAATGAATATGAAGTGATATTCTGCATCCTAAGCGACAGGAACAATTTGACAGTTGATAGTCTGCCGTTCATGTCCCGTTACGAACTTATGCATGCCCATTCCTACATCACGGAAATGGGCTTTCAATGCTCTATTTCTTTCCAAAAAGTGCGCCTTGGGGCCAATGATAATAATGAGGAAGAATAA
- a CDS encoding class I SAM-dependent DNA methyltransferase has translation MNTAPIISKVWSFCTTLRDDGVSYGDYLEQLTYLIFLKMADEYAKPPYNRDVGIPAEYNWQALKAERGAELEGHYIELLRTLGQSKGMLGQIFTKAQNKIQDPAKLYRLIDMVDGVQWVMMGADIKGDIYEGLLEKNAEDTKSGAGQYFTPRALIRAMVECVRPEPGKTIADPASGTGGFLLAAYDFLTNADNHRLDKEQKTFLKFKTFFGNEIVANTRRLCLMNMFLHNIGDIDGEVMISPNDALVAPSPESFDYVLANPPFGKKSSMSFTNEEGEQERDDLTYNRQDFWATTSNKQLNFVQHIRTMLRTTGRAAVVVPDNVLFEGGAGETIRKKLLQNTDLHTILRLPTGIFYANGVKANVIFFDNHEASPDPWTKEVWYYDYRTNVHHTLKKKPMAFENLAEFIECYHPANRHERKETWDAETNPEGRWRRFSYEELIARDKTSLDVFWLKDKSLTDLENLPEPDVLAEEIIENLEAGLSSFRAVLAGLEKAG, from the coding sequence ATGAACACCGCCCCCATAATTTCAAAAGTCTGGAGTTTCTGTACCACGTTGCGCGACGACGGGGTGAGCTATGGCGATTATCTTGAACAACTCACCTATCTGATCTTCCTGAAGATGGCGGATGAATATGCCAAGCCGCCCTATAACCGCGATGTGGGTATTCCGGCTGAATACAATTGGCAGGCGCTGAAGGCCGAGCGGGGCGCAGAACTGGAGGGGCATTATATTGAGCTCTTGCGTACCCTCGGGCAAAGCAAGGGAATGTTGGGGCAAATCTTCACCAAGGCGCAAAACAAAATTCAAGACCCGGCCAAGCTCTATCGCCTGATCGATATGGTGGATGGTGTGCAATGGGTGATGATGGGCGCGGATATCAAGGGCGATATCTATGAAGGCTTGCTGGAAAAGAACGCTGAGGACACCAAATCGGGCGCGGGTCAGTATTTTACCCCGCGCGCATTGATCCGGGCGATGGTGGAATGTGTGCGGCCAGAGCCCGGTAAGACCATTGCCGACCCTGCTTCCGGTACCGGCGGGTTCTTGCTGGCCGCTTATGACTTCTTGACGAACGCGGACAACCACCGTCTAGACAAGGAACAAAAGACGTTCCTGAAGTTCAAGACCTTCTTCGGTAACGAGATTGTCGCCAATACCCGCCGTCTGTGCCTGATGAACATGTTTCTGCATAACATCGGCGATATTGATGGCGAGGTGATGATTTCCCCCAATGACGCTTTGGTTGCACCCAGTCCCGAGAGCTTTGATTACGTGCTCGCCAATCCACCCTTCGGCAAGAAAAGCAGCATGAGCTTTACCAATGAGGAGGGAGAACAGGAACGCGATGACCTGACCTATAACCGGCAGGATTTTTGGGCAACCACCTCGAACAAACAGCTCAATTTTGTGCAGCATATCCGCACCATGCTGAGGACAACGGGCAGGGCCGCCGTCGTGGTGCCGGACAATGTGCTGTTTGAAGGCGGGGCAGGCGAAACCATCCGCAAGAAGCTCCTGCAAAACACCGACCTGCACACGATCTTGCGCCTGCCCACTGGCATTTTTTACGCCAATGGCGTCAAGGCGAACGTGATCTTCTTTGATAACCACGAGGCCAGTCCGGACCCGTGGACCAAGGAGGTCTGGTATTACGATTACCGGACCAATGTTCACCATACTCTGAAGAAAAAACCGATGGCGTTCGAGAACCTGGCCGAGTTTATCGAATGCTATCACCCGGCCAACCGGCATGAGCGCAAGGAAACATGGGATGCGGAGACTAACCCGGAAGGCCGGTGGCGCAGGTTCAGTTACGAAGAACTGATCGCCCGAGACAAAACCAGCCTCGATGTGTTTTGGCTAAAAGACAAAAGCCTCACCGACCTCGAAAACCTGCCCGAACCGGACGTGTTGGCGGAAGAGATTATCGAAAATCTGGAAGCAGGTCTAAGCAGCTTCCGCGCCGTATTGGCGGGATTAGAGAAGGCGGGGTGA